A region from the Hypericibacter adhaerens genome encodes:
- the cas2 gene encoding CRISPR-associated endonuclease Cas2, with protein MLSGYRLMWMMVLFDLPVLTKKERKAATKFRKFLLDQGFEMSQYSVYMRFCAGKEQAEAYSRRVEKAVPGTGKVHIVYLTDKQYENIVTFDGRLKETGRKNPEQYVMF; from the coding sequence ATGCTGAGCGGCTACCGCCTCATGTGGATGATGGTTCTGTTCGACTTGCCCGTGTTGACGAAGAAGGAACGCAAAGCCGCGACGAAGTTCCGGAAGTTCCTGCTCGATCAGGGCTTTGAGATGTCGCAGTATTCGGTCTACATGCGCTTTTGCGCTGGCAAGGAGCAGGCCGAAGCCTATTCGCGAAGGGTCGAGAAGGCGGTCCCCGGCACAGGCAAGGTTCATATCGTCTATCTGACCGACAAGCAGTATGAGAACATCGTGACCTTCGATGGCCGCCTCAAGGAAACAGGCCGGAAAAACCCCGAGCAATACGTGATGTTCTGA
- a CDS encoding PQQ-dependent sugar dehydrogenase translates to MRQAGFPTRAASLLLALMLALAAPPPGQAASPSELPGTRIQVDPARLPAPDTSGAVSNPSERVALSAHPPFQLPPGFAVNLFAGGFDHARWLAIAPDGAVLLSEAREGRITRLVDSDGDGVADSKRVLADGFRRPHGMAFHDGMLYVADIEGIWRMPYEPAATAPTTRRQRITPQGAFGEGSGHWTRNLVFSPDGSRIYVAIGSAGNVWPDPLPRASIQSFASDGSGQQTVARGIRNPVGLAFYPGTRDLYTVVNERDGLGDGLVPDYLTKVQAGGDYGWPYFYIGNHRQPEIDIPADASGDEAIVPDLLFRAHSAPLGLVFYDGTQFPKEYRGDAFVALHGSWNAGKPQGYMVVRVPFANGRPKGWYEPFLTGFWVEGSDPPQVFGRPVGLAVAPDGSLLVADDASQSIWRVSWKGVSGE, encoded by the coding sequence ATGCGCCAAGCCGGCTTCCCGACGCGTGCCGCCTCCCTCCTCCTGGCCCTGATGCTGGCGCTGGCGGCACCGCCGCCGGGACAGGCCGCCTCGCCCAGCGAATTGCCCGGCACCCGCATCCAGGTCGATCCGGCCCGGCTGCCGGCACCCGACACCAGCGGGGCCGTGAGCAATCCCTCGGAGCGGGTGGCCCTCTCGGCGCATCCGCCGTTCCAGCTGCCGCCGGGCTTCGCGGTCAATCTCTTCGCCGGCGGCTTCGATCATGCGCGCTGGCTGGCGATCGCCCCGGATGGCGCGGTGCTTCTCTCCGAGGCGCGCGAGGGACGCATCACGCGCCTGGTCGACAGCGATGGCGACGGCGTGGCGGATTCGAAACGCGTGCTCGCCGACGGATTCCGCCGGCCGCACGGCATGGCGTTCCATGACGGCATGCTCTACGTGGCCGATATCGAGGGCATCTGGCGGATGCCCTACGAGCCGGCCGCGACCGCGCCCACCACAAGGCGGCAACGCATCACGCCGCAGGGCGCCTTCGGCGAGGGTTCCGGCCATTGGACGCGGAACCTCGTCTTCAGCCCCGACGGCTCGCGCATCTATGTGGCGATCGGCTCGGCCGGCAATGTCTGGCCCGATCCGCTGCCGCGCGCCTCGATCCAGAGCTTCGCCAGCGACGGCAGCGGGCAGCAGACGGTGGCCCGCGGCATCCGCAATCCGGTGGGGCTCGCCTTCTATCCCGGAACCCGCGACCTCTACACGGTGGTGAACGAGCGCGACGGGCTCGGCGACGGGCTGGTGCCGGACTATCTGACGAAGGTGCAGGCGGGCGGCGATTACGGCTGGCCCTATTTCTATATCGGCAATCACCGCCAGCCCGAGATCGACATCCCGGCGGATGCGAGCGGCGACGAGGCGATCGTGCCCGACCTGCTGTTCCGCGCCCATTCGGCGCCGCTGGGGCTCGTGTTCTATGACGGCACGCAGTTCCCCAAGGAATATCGCGGCGACGCTTTCGTGGCGCTGCACGGCTCCTGGAACGCCGGCAAGCCGCAGGGCTACATGGTGGTGCGGGTCCCCTTCGCGAACGGCAGGCCCAAGGGCTGGTACGAGCCTTTCCTCACCGGCTTCTGGGTCGAGGGCAGCGACCCGCCCCAGGTCTTCGGCCGCCCCGTCGGGCTCGCGGTGGCGCCCGACGGCAGCCTGCTGGTGGCCGACGATGCCAGCCAGTCGATCTGGCGCGTGAGTTGGAAGGGCGTGAGCGGGGAATGA
- the cas1 gene encoding type II CRISPR-associated endonuclease Cas1, protein MLGRIVEIAEDGRHLAVDRGFMTVSAAGAEIGRLPLDDIGVVIVNAHGCTYSNNLLVRLAERGAGFVVCAANHNPVAWLWPVVGHHAQRSRMESQIEAGKPLLKRLWQAVVQAKIRQQGAVLAALAREGAEGFDLLARRVGSGDPDNMEAQAARRYWPLLFGSDFRRDRDAPGVNAMLNYGYAILRSAAARAICASGLHPTIGLQHRGEDLALADDLMEPFRPIIDLLVARLAEAGVDEVSGAVKKYLAGATSLDMATERGTTPLFTCLERLSASLARSFEEGKPGLDFPLTPLPLELPVVPARAEA, encoded by the coding sequence ATGCTGGGTCGCATCGTCGAGATCGCCGAGGACGGCCGCCATCTGGCGGTGGATCGCGGTTTCATGACGGTGAGCGCGGCCGGGGCCGAGATCGGCCGCCTTCCGCTCGACGATATCGGCGTCGTGATCGTCAATGCCCACGGCTGCACCTACTCCAACAATCTTCTGGTTCGACTCGCCGAACGCGGCGCCGGTTTTGTCGTCTGCGCGGCCAACCACAACCCGGTAGCCTGGCTGTGGCCGGTGGTGGGGCATCATGCGCAGCGCTCTCGGATGGAATCGCAGATCGAGGCCGGCAAGCCGCTGCTGAAGCGCCTGTGGCAGGCGGTCGTGCAGGCGAAGATTCGCCAGCAGGGTGCCGTGCTGGCGGCGCTGGCACGGGAGGGCGCGGAGGGGTTCGATCTGCTGGCGCGCCGGGTCGGCTCGGGTGATCCGGACAATATGGAGGCTCAGGCAGCGAGGCGCTATTGGCCGCTGCTGTTCGGGTCGGACTTCCGGCGCGACCGCGATGCGCCCGGCGTAAACGCCATGCTCAACTATGGCTACGCCATCCTTCGATCGGCGGCGGCCCGCGCGATCTGTGCCTCGGGCCTCCATCCCACGATCGGCCTCCAGCATCGCGGCGAGGACTTGGCGCTCGCCGACGATCTGATGGAGCCGTTCCGGCCGATTATCGATCTGCTGGTCGCGAGGCTGGCCGAGGCCGGCGTTGACGAGGTTTCGGGCGCGGTCAAGAAGTATCTGGCAGGCGCCACCTCGCTCGACATGGCGACCGAACGGGGAACCACGCCCCTCTTTACCTGCTTGGAGCGGCTGTCCGCATCGCTCGCGCGTTCCTTTGAGGAGGGCAAGCCTGGCCTCGACTTCCCTTTGACACCGTTACCGCTGGAGCTGCCGGTCGTGCCGGCACGCGCCGAAGCGTGA
- the cas9 gene encoding type II CRISPR RNA-guided endonuclease Cas9 (Cas9, originally named Csn1, is the large, multifunctional signature protein of type II CRISPR/Cas systems. It is well known even to general audiences because its RNA-guided endonuclease activity has made it a popular tool for custom editing of eukaryotic genomes.), with protein sequence MKRKGIAWRLGLDLGTNSIGWCVFDLSKPDKEGRRHPIGIRRMGVRIFPDGRDPQSGASLAASRREPRSARRRRDRFLMRRATLLHALIRHELMPGDPAARKALEGLDPWRLRAEGLDRALTRYEFGRALFHLNQRRGFLSNRKADRKAKADEKQGMKAGQKKLEEAIAARGARTLGEFLHRYGRENRSPRGGDEKESERGIRFRARIGQGGKAEWDFYPTRAMLRHEFDALWNAQAKYHPDLTDVARAEIETIIFRQRPLKPVSPGPCTLEEGDERAPLALPIVQEFRILQELANLELVRRTNPTDRHRLTMEQRDRLLEKLLIKEKLTFKRMRAILGIDSIWAFNLESEKRKDLKGDRTSYLISKPEAFGVRWFTLSDGERNSIVEWLLDIEDEPKLIAKLTTEFDLTPEQAEQIANAPLEDGYGRLGRIALGKIVPELRAGRSDDGRPLRYSEAVQRAGYLHHSDFRDGEILDLLPYYGDVLRRYMAPVSSLTAPEEERRFGRIANPTVHIGLNQLRRLINALVERYGHPEEIVVELARDLKLSREEKERIEKDQAANQKKNEMRRAKLAEVFAPGQKPPGDAMLRMRLWEELNLEDPNDRKCIYTGKQISIQRLFSPEIEIEHILPFTKSLDDNPSNLTVSIRHANRDKGNLTPFEAFGHSPTIGGFKYEWDEIVLRASSLPKSKQWRFRPDALDLVKDRARRAVEAAKGTLTKEDMDDIERSGGFLARQLIDTAYLARVTRQYLWKICHPDRTWVIPGTMTALMRRKWSLNNLLGDHNRKNRADHRHHAIDAFVVGLTDRSMLQAIAGAADEQRERVIDDMPDPIDWASFRDDLRAALDRIVVSYKPEHGVQGRLHEETAYGLVKEPEREGGNVVVRKSIENLSEGEIDRIRDKKLRGRLQQHLAARGVLVDDSALEAAKRAQSEARKGKDRHAMERAQLEIERLKEKRRKDRKDIAKGLKAALVEFGQDNGVRRVRLVKPEAAVVTVRGTNGIPYKAYSVGDNHHVEIFQRADGSWSREIVSVFDANRPTFVPLWRADTSNRLLWSIYKNDLLKLSIDEKGDDSDTGSTTGEAKRVMRVVSIWENYLQLAEHKETNLAQRYRDGEFKWTFARYERLKELGTRKVSVDALGRIRDPRSPR encoded by the coding sequence ATGAAGCGGAAGGGCATTGCTTGGCGCCTGGGTCTCGATCTGGGCACCAACTCCATCGGCTGGTGCGTTTTCGACTTGTCGAAACCCGACAAAGAGGGACGCCGCCATCCCATCGGCATCCGGCGGATGGGCGTCCGCATCTTTCCCGACGGTCGTGATCCGCAGTCCGGCGCCTCGCTGGCCGCGAGCCGGCGCGAGCCGCGCAGCGCCCGGCGTCGTCGCGACCGCTTTCTCATGCGTCGGGCCACGTTGCTGCATGCGCTGATCCGTCATGAGCTCATGCCGGGCGATCCGGCCGCGCGCAAGGCGCTCGAAGGGCTCGATCCCTGGCGGCTGCGTGCCGAAGGCCTCGATCGGGCGCTGACGCGCTACGAGTTCGGGCGGGCGCTGTTTCATCTCAATCAGCGGCGAGGCTTCCTCAGCAACCGGAAGGCCGATCGCAAGGCCAAGGCGGACGAGAAGCAGGGGATGAAGGCCGGCCAGAAGAAGCTGGAGGAGGCGATCGCCGCACGCGGAGCCCGCACGCTGGGCGAGTTCCTGCATCGCTATGGACGCGAGAACCGCTCGCCGCGCGGCGGCGATGAGAAGGAATCGGAACGAGGCATCCGCTTTCGCGCCCGGATCGGCCAAGGCGGCAAGGCCGAATGGGATTTCTATCCGACACGCGCCATGCTGCGGCACGAGTTCGACGCGCTCTGGAACGCGCAGGCCAAATATCATCCCGACCTGACCGATGTTGCCCGGGCCGAGATCGAGACCATCATCTTCCGTCAACGTCCGCTCAAGCCGGTCAGCCCGGGCCCCTGCACGCTCGAGGAAGGCGACGAGCGGGCGCCTCTGGCGCTCCCCATCGTGCAGGAATTCCGCATTCTCCAGGAGCTTGCCAACCTCGAGCTGGTTCGCCGCACGAACCCCACGGACCGGCACCGCTTGACGATGGAGCAGCGTGACAGGCTGCTCGAGAAGCTTCTCATCAAGGAGAAGCTGACCTTCAAGCGGATGCGCGCGATCCTGGGCATCGACTCGATCTGGGCCTTCAATCTTGAGAGCGAAAAGCGCAAGGACCTGAAAGGCGACAGGACGTCCTACTTGATCTCCAAGCCCGAGGCGTTCGGCGTCCGCTGGTTCACGCTCTCCGACGGTGAGCGGAACAGCATCGTCGAATGGCTTCTCGATATCGAGGACGAGCCGAAGCTGATCGCCAAGCTGACGACCGAGTTCGATCTGACGCCTGAGCAGGCGGAACAGATTGCCAATGCACCGCTGGAGGACGGGTATGGCCGGCTCGGCCGCATCGCGCTCGGAAAGATCGTTCCCGAGCTTCGCGCTGGCCGCTCGGATGATGGGAGACCGTTGCGCTACAGCGAGGCGGTGCAGCGCGCCGGCTATTTGCATCATTCCGACTTCCGTGACGGCGAGATCCTCGACCTGCTGCCCTACTATGGCGACGTGTTACGTCGTTACATGGCGCCGGTATCGAGCCTGACGGCGCCCGAGGAGGAGCGACGTTTCGGCCGCATCGCCAACCCGACCGTGCATATCGGGCTCAATCAGCTCCGCCGGCTGATCAACGCGCTGGTCGAGCGCTACGGCCATCCGGAGGAGATCGTCGTCGAACTTGCCCGCGATCTGAAGCTGTCGCGGGAAGAGAAGGAGCGGATCGAGAAGGATCAGGCGGCCAACCAGAAGAAGAACGAGATGCGCCGGGCGAAGCTCGCGGAAGTGTTCGCGCCGGGCCAGAAGCCGCCCGGCGACGCCATGCTGCGGATGCGTCTCTGGGAGGAGCTGAACCTCGAAGATCCGAACGATCGCAAATGCATCTACACCGGAAAGCAGATCTCGATTCAGCGGCTGTTCAGCCCAGAAATCGAAATCGAGCATATCCTGCCCTTCACGAAATCGCTTGACGACAATCCGTCGAACCTGACCGTTTCGATCCGTCATGCGAACCGCGACAAGGGCAACCTGACGCCCTTCGAAGCCTTCGGCCATAGCCCGACGATCGGTGGCTTCAAATACGAGTGGGATGAGATCGTGCTGCGGGCCTCTTCATTGCCGAAGAGCAAGCAGTGGCGCTTCCGGCCCGACGCGCTCGACCTGGTGAAGGACCGCGCGCGCCGAGCCGTGGAGGCTGCAAAGGGAACGCTGACGAAGGAGGATATGGACGACATCGAGCGCAGCGGCGGGTTCCTGGCGCGCCAGCTGATCGACACCGCTTATCTTGCCCGAGTCACGCGGCAATATCTCTGGAAGATCTGCCATCCCGATAGGACCTGGGTCATTCCCGGGACCATGACGGCCCTGATGCGACGGAAGTGGAGCCTCAATAATCTATTGGGTGATCACAATCGGAAAAATCGCGCCGATCACCGCCACCATGCGATCGACGCGTTCGTGGTCGGCCTTACCGATCGTTCCATGCTTCAGGCGATCGCGGGTGCGGCCGACGAACAGCGCGAGCGCGTGATCGACGACATGCCCGACCCGATCGACTGGGCGTCCTTCCGCGATGATCTGCGCGCGGCGCTCGATCGGATCGTGGTGTCCTACAAGCCGGAGCACGGCGTCCAGGGTCGTCTGCACGAAGAGACGGCCTATGGTTTGGTCAAGGAGCCGGAGCGGGAGGGCGGAAACGTCGTTGTGCGCAAATCCATCGAGAACCTGAGCGAAGGGGAAATCGACAGGATTCGCGACAAGAAGCTTCGCGGCCGTTTGCAACAACATCTCGCGGCTCGGGGAGTTCTTGTCGATGATTCGGCTCTTGAAGCGGCCAAGAGGGCACAGTCGGAAGCTCGTAAGGGCAAAGATCGGCATGCCATGGAAAGAGCTCAGCTCGAGATTGAGCGGCTCAAAGAGAAGCGTCGTAAAGATCGCAAGGATATCGCCAAAGGTCTGAAAGCTGCGCTTGTAGAGTTCGGTCAAGACAATGGTGTTCGACGCGTCAGGCTAGTCAAGCCGGAAGCAGCTGTTGTCACGGTCCGTGGAACGAATGGAATTCCTTATAAGGCCTATAGCGTTGGCGACAATCATCATGTTGAGATTTTCCAACGCGCCGACGGATCGTGGTCGCGCGAGATCGTGAGCGTATTCGACGCGAATCGGCCGACCTTTGTGCCTCTTTGGAGGGCGGACACATCTAACCGCCTGCTATGGTCGATATATAAGAATGACTTGCTGAAGCTATCGATCGACGAGAAGGGTGACGACAGCGATACCGGCAGCACAACGGGCGAAGCCAAGCGAGTCATGCGCGTCGTTTCGATCTGGGAGAACTATCTGCAGCTGGCGGAACACAAGGAAACGAACCTGGCCCAGCGCTATCGAGATGGCGAGTTCAAGTGGACATTTGCCAGGTACGAACGATTGAAAGAGCTCGGCACAAGAAAGGTTTCAGTGGACGCCTTAGGTCGCATCCGCGACCCCCGCTCACCGAGATAG
- a CDS encoding NUDIX hydrolase encodes MADRPPPPAANPPANFVRAIPEGDSRQRLVCNDCGFINYENPKVVVGAVVREGGRILMCRRAINPRQGFWTLPAGYLELNETTADGARREAWEEARAKIEIDGLLAVYSIPRLSQVQVIYRARFAEPGIEPGPESLEVGMFRWGEIPWDEIAFPSVRWALDHYREIGETPHFAARSNPPGELGNF; translated from the coding sequence ATGGCCGACAGACCCCCGCCGCCGGCGGCGAACCCGCCCGCCAATTTCGTCCGTGCGATCCCCGAGGGCGACAGCCGCCAGCGGCTCGTCTGCAACGATTGCGGCTTCATCAATTACGAGAACCCGAAGGTCGTGGTCGGCGCCGTGGTGCGCGAGGGCGGGCGTATCCTGATGTGCCGGCGCGCGATCAATCCGCGCCAGGGATTCTGGACCCTGCCCGCGGGCTATCTCGAGCTCAACGAGACCACCGCCGACGGCGCCCGGCGCGAGGCCTGGGAGGAGGCGCGGGCGAAGATCGAGATCGACGGCCTGCTCGCGGTCTATTCCATCCCGCGGCTCAGCCAGGTGCAGGTGATCTACCGCGCGCGCTTCGCCGAGCCCGGGATCGAGCCCGGCCCCGAAAGCCTCGAGGTCGGGATGTTCCGCTGGGGCGAGATCCCATGGGACGAGATCGCGTTCCCGTCGGTGCGCTGGGCACTCGACCATTATCGCGAGATCGGCGAGACGCCACATTTCGCCGCCCGCAGCAATCCGCCGGGCGAGCTGGGGAATTTCTGA